The genomic region GAAACAGAAAGTTTGTAACAATTTTTTTTCCCCAAAGGGCCAGCGTCTACTGTTTCATTTCCCATATACTTTATTTTAACTGGAAATTCCTTATTGTCGAAAAGTATAGTAACATTGTTGTAATTACCGGTTTGCATATTTCCGAAATTTAAATTACGCAACTGGTAAATAGTGGAAACGATGTCGCTAGTATTGGCGCCTATTTTTAAAGTACGGGTCTGGTCTTTGATATTTTTCTTATTCAGTACGCTCTTTACGGTTCCTTTGGAATAACTAAAACTGTATTTCAATTGTTTTTTATAACCACCTTCATCAATATCCCTTTTGTATAATATTGGCTTTAGGGTTTTTGGATTTACGTAAGATTCGTAAATATCACGTATCTTAAAATAAGAATCCCATTTGGAAAAAGTAATGGCTTTGCACCTTAAATTGAGAAGTGTGGATTTGGACGTTTTAATTTCCGAAGTTTCCATGGTTACTTGCGCAAACGTTGTTAAAAGACCGCTCATATTGTAGGAAGCGGTGTAAACAAGTTTTTCGTTTGGCTTGCTGGTAGTGTTTTCTTGAGCCAAACACATCATACCAGTTAGCATGATGGCATAAAGAATTTTTTTCATCAGGTTAGATTGTTTTAGGGCTATGGGTTGGTTTAAATTTTTTGATTAAATACATTTTATTCGGTGTTTTTTAATATTGTTAGGCGTTGCTAAATAACAAAAAAAGCAATTACAAAAATCATCCTTAATTTTATTTTTTATAAATTCAATAAGAAGGGAGATATTTAATAGTATATGATTAGAAAGTTCTTTCTTGAACGTATATTTGTTATAGCTCTAATAGGAAATGAGTGCGAATAGATGCCGAAAAAACAACATTTTATAAAATCTAAATTTTTAAGAGTCTTTCTTAGAATTCTTACGGGTTTAATAGTACTTTTTTTCGTGCTGGTGCTTGTTATTAGAAGTCCATGGGGACAAAATCTCATTGTTAATAAAGCCGTCAATTACTTATCAAGTAAGATAGGGACTGAAGTCGCTATCGATAAATTGTATCTCACCTTTTCTGGAAATTTAACTGCGGAAGGAATTTACATTGAAGATGAGAAAGGAGATACCCTCGTATATTCTAAAAAATTGGAGGCCTTTGTGGCTTTATTGCCATTAATTCGGGGTACAGAAATAGATATTAACTATATCGATTGGTCTGGATTAAAAGCAACGGTGACGCGGGACACTTTAGGAAGATTTAATTTTGATTATATCGTAGAAGCTTTCGCAACAGCAGATACTACCAAGCTTGATACTACTGCTAGCGATACCAAATTCAATCTTGGGAAAATTAAATTACAGGATATTGATATTACCTACGATGATAAAATCACCGGAATCGACCTGAAATCAAAACTTGGTAAGATTGATGCAAATATTGAGGTATTCGATTTGGATGCATTACGTTTTGAAGTAGATGGATTCGACTTCGAAGGGGGCACCATTGAGTACGTTCAGGG from Galbibacter sp. BG1 harbors:
- a CDS encoding DUF3108 domain-containing protein gives rise to the protein MKKILYAIMLTGMMCLAQENTTSKPNEKLVYTASYNMSGLLTTFAQVTMETSEIKTSKSTLLNLRCKAITFSKWDSYFKIRDIYESYVNPKTLKPILYKRDIDEGGYKKQLKYSFSYSKGTVKSVLNKKNIKDQTRTLKIGANTSDIVSTIYQLRNLNFGNMQTGNYNNVTILFDNKEFPVKIKYMGNETVDAGPLGKKNCYKLSVSAKTDALRGKDENLIWLTADNKKIPVQMKFNIPVGTGQLKLTSASGL